A genomic segment from Polyangium mundeleinium encodes:
- a CDS encoding aspartate carbamoyltransferase catalytic subunit translates to MTTPRARYPHRHLLGIEALERTEIFSILDAAESFFDVSRRSVRKVPTLRGKTVINLFYEPSTRTRTSFELAGKRLSADVINISVSTSSAVKGETLLDTVKNLEAMCPDVLVIRHQASGAPHYVASRTKAAVVNAGDGTHEHPTQALLDAFTIRRRKGRIEGLVVAICGDVLHSRVARSNALLLRKMGATVRFAGPRTLLPPAAESLGAEVHDRLEPALEGADVVMMLRVQRERLAGTFLPSTREYSRKFGLNETRLALAAPDAIVMHPGPMNRGVEIDPVVADGSRSVILDQVEAGVAVRMAVLWMLATEAEGEPTAGA, encoded by the coding sequence GTGACAACACCACGCGCGCGATATCCGCACCGCCACCTGCTCGGGATCGAGGCCCTGGAGAGGACCGAGATCTTCTCGATCCTGGACGCTGCGGAGAGCTTCTTCGACGTCTCGCGGCGCAGCGTCCGGAAGGTGCCGACGCTCCGGGGCAAGACGGTGATCAACCTCTTCTACGAGCCCTCCACGCGCACGCGGACCTCGTTCGAGCTCGCGGGCAAGAGGCTCTCGGCGGACGTCATCAACATCAGCGTGTCGACGTCGAGCGCGGTCAAGGGCGAGACGCTCCTCGACACGGTGAAGAACCTCGAAGCGATGTGCCCGGACGTCCTCGTCATCCGGCATCAAGCGTCGGGCGCGCCGCACTACGTCGCTTCACGCACGAAGGCCGCCGTGGTCAATGCGGGCGACGGGACGCACGAGCACCCCACGCAAGCGCTGCTCGACGCGTTCACGATTCGACGTCGCAAGGGACGGATCGAGGGCCTCGTCGTGGCCATCTGCGGCGACGTTTTGCACAGCCGCGTCGCGCGCTCGAACGCGCTTCTGCTTCGGAAAATGGGAGCCACGGTGCGCTTCGCAGGCCCTCGCACGCTCCTTCCACCCGCGGCCGAGTCGCTCGGCGCGGAGGTGCATGATCGACTCGAACCCGCGCTCGAAGGCGCCGACGTCGTGATGATGCTCCGTGTGCAGCGCGAACGCCTCGCGGGCACGTTCTTGCCGAGCACCCGCGAGTACAGCAGGAAGTTCGGGCTCAACGAAACGCGACTCGCGCTCGCCGCGCCCGACGCGATCGTGATGCACCCCGGGCCCATGAACCGAGGTGTGGAGATCGACCCTGTCGTGGCGGATGGCTCACGCAGCGTCATCCTCGATCAGGTGGAAGCGGGCGTCGCCGTACGAATGGCGGTCTTGTGGATGCTCGCGACGGAGGCCGAGGGGGAGCCCACCGCTGGCGCGTGA
- a CDS encoding RNA polymerase sigma factor has translation MKRPDERPRSASGKRAPRASSSSETPAAGKRRSASPPPAPTSPSTWCPEGDPPLSPDAVPLDPLHPPVRYPFAEELISGPLPPRDEVFQQLYAREWEFVLRTVERYGVPARDADDIAQEVFSVALRRIEDHDAASSARPWLFVIAMQLATNYRKLARHRMEPLVADWPPEPMSDALAAESALLEGEEQALARELIGRMRPKLREVLVLHDLEEQTMPEIAEKLGVPLKTAYARLKLARAEALRRGRALAASSLAVSTPRPLRPKDLLRVREVLLAYAHQPSHAARASRRRNQPVMYPCAVPVRELSYPRIVFPS, from the coding sequence ATGAAAAGGCCCGACGAGCGTCCCCGCAGCGCAAGCGGAAAACGAGCTCCACGCGCAAGTTCGTCCAGTGAAACTCCTGCAGCGGGCAAGCGCCGTAGCGCGTCGCCCCCGCCGGCACCGACATCCCCTTCCACCTGGTGTCCGGAAGGCGACCCGCCGCTGTCTCCCGACGCCGTCCCTCTGGATCCGCTGCATCCTCCCGTTCGGTATCCCTTCGCGGAAGAGCTCATCTCCGGGCCCCTGCCTCCGCGTGACGAGGTATTCCAGCAGCTCTATGCGCGCGAATGGGAGTTCGTCCTGCGCACCGTCGAGCGTTACGGAGTGCCCGCCCGCGACGCCGACGACATCGCACAGGAGGTCTTCTCGGTCGCCTTGCGGCGGATCGAGGATCACGACGCGGCAAGCTCGGCGCGCCCCTGGCTGTTCGTCATCGCCATGCAGCTCGCGACGAACTACCGAAAGCTCGCACGGCACCGCATGGAGCCGCTCGTGGCCGATTGGCCACCGGAGCCGATGAGCGACGCCCTCGCGGCCGAGTCCGCGCTCCTGGAAGGCGAAGAGCAGGCGCTCGCCCGCGAGCTCATCGGCCGGATGCGCCCGAAGCTCCGCGAGGTTCTCGTCCTGCACGACCTCGAAGAGCAGACGATGCCGGAGATCGCCGAGAAGCTCGGGGTCCCGCTCAAGACGGCTTACGCTCGGCTGAAGCTCGCGCGCGCAGAAGCGCTCCGGCGAGGGCGCGCGCTCGCCGCGTCGAGCCTCGCCGTGTCGACGCCACGCCCGCTGCGGCCCAAAGATCTGCTTCGCGTGCGCGAGGTGCTCCTCGCGTATGCGCATCAACCGTCACACGCGGCGCGCGCCTCACGCCGTCGCAATCAGCCCGTCATGTATCCCTGCGCCGTCCCCGTGCGGGAGCTGTCTTACCCGCGGATCGTCTTCCCGTCGTGA
- a CDS encoding M16 family metallopeptidase, whose product MTNVIVEPSPALPIVSVVVAFRSGSAHDPVGREGLGRTTARMLRRGADGWSSEKIEQTIDLLGGELGVDVSPSSSTLHFEVIRRSLDPFVDLASTLLARPSFDETELARLKREAEAELIESRDSDGSLCARAFRRTLFAGHPYGRRVAGCIPALRAIERADVVSFYGAHYARENAIVTISGDVDVEEGHAIAERLLSGLPAGARIPDPVPPPARRAGRRLVFVDKPERTQTQMIVGGLGTHPNDPDHVALLVANTAFGGTFTSRLMQEVRAKRGWSYGASSRVGFDRQRDAFTMWTAPKASDAAACLALKLELLHALRKDGITRDELSFVKKYLVRSHAFEVDTARKRAYQKLEAALYDLPEGYHDKQLEQIEAVTLDEANAAIRERLSEDDLVVSVVGTFSQIGDAVAKSVPRLQETQVDPFDLE is encoded by the coding sequence GTGACGAACGTCATCGTCGAGCCGAGCCCCGCGTTGCCTATCGTCAGCGTCGTCGTCGCGTTCCGCTCGGGATCGGCGCACGACCCCGTGGGCCGCGAAGGGCTCGGGCGCACCACGGCACGCATGCTCCGTCGCGGTGCCGATGGATGGAGCTCGGAGAAGATCGAGCAGACGATCGACCTCCTCGGCGGTGAGCTCGGCGTGGACGTCTCGCCGAGCTCGAGCACGCTTCACTTCGAGGTGATCCGGCGTTCGCTCGATCCGTTCGTGGACCTCGCATCGACGTTGCTCGCGCGGCCCTCGTTCGACGAGACCGAGCTCGCTCGGCTGAAGCGTGAAGCCGAGGCCGAGCTCATCGAGTCACGCGACAGCGACGGCTCCTTGTGCGCGCGCGCCTTCCGCCGGACGCTCTTCGCCGGTCATCCGTACGGCCGCCGCGTTGCAGGTTGCATTCCCGCGTTGCGTGCGATCGAGCGCGCCGACGTGGTGTCGTTCTATGGGGCGCACTACGCGCGGGAGAACGCGATCGTCACGATCTCGGGAGACGTCGACGTGGAGGAAGGCCACGCGATCGCCGAACGCTTGCTTTCCGGACTCCCGGCCGGCGCACGTATCCCGGATCCCGTGCCGCCGCCGGCGCGGAGGGCCGGCCGTCGGCTCGTCTTCGTCGACAAACCGGAGCGAACCCAGACGCAGATGATCGTGGGAGGACTGGGGACGCACCCGAATGATCCCGATCACGTCGCGCTCCTCGTGGCGAACACGGCGTTCGGAGGGACGTTCACGTCGCGGCTCATGCAGGAGGTGCGGGCGAAGCGCGGCTGGTCGTACGGCGCGTCGTCTCGTGTCGGCTTCGATCGGCAGAGGGACGCGTTCACGATGTGGACGGCGCCCAAGGCGTCGGATGCCGCGGCCTGCCTCGCCCTGAAGCTCGAGCTTCTGCACGCGCTCCGCAAGGATGGGATCACGCGGGACGAGCTCTCGTTCGTCAAGAAGTACCTCGTTCGCTCCCACGCCTTCGAGGTGGATACGGCGAGGAAACGGGCCTACCAGAAGCTCGAGGCCGCGCTCTACGATTTGCCTGAGGGATACCACGACAAGCAGCTCGAGCAGATCGAGGCCGTTACGCTGGACGAGGCGAACGCCGCGATCCGCGAGCGTCTGTCGGAGGATGACCTCGTGGTCTCGGTCGTGGGAACGTTCTCGCAGATCGGCGATGCCGTCGCGAAGTCCGTCCCGCGGCTGCAGGAGACGCAGGTCGATCCGTTCGACCTCGAATGA
- a CDS encoding M16 family metallopeptidase, giving the protein MHTALPNLRSRVRKGPFAELLAELNRNRTRLAEAEHDATISFGPTMRVERFVLGNGLRVLILQDNAAPVVCVQTWFGVGSRHERVGKTGIAHLFEHLMFGETETSAHGAFDRTLEEAGAETNAATFLDWTYYHTNLPAEALELTLRLEADRMSRLVLRDPQVASEKEVVANERRQRVDDDVDGAISEVLYKEAFREHGYGHPTIGWMDDILGFTTDDCVSFYRTYYAPNNAAMAIVGDVDIGQVLRLVQDNYGGLPSSVLPVEDVRPEPPQTVERRIQITKPTPTHKVAIGYKSAALGDFDHPALVLLNEILFGGRSSRVHRALIQDQEIATDVRGWVGAFRDPSLYDVFLSARGEHTAEALCAALDVLLDRVRVEPVTEEELEKAKARVELAVLQGLETVSGKAEQIGFYEIVLGDPAALFERLAAYRRVTVGDLLRVARRYLARSSRTVIEVAPDGSMESDEVDDEEAEGEGSEEEVAS; this is encoded by the coding sequence ATGCATACGGCCCTCCCGAATCTCCGCTCGCGCGTCCGGAAAGGTCCGTTCGCCGAGCTCCTCGCCGAGCTCAACCGCAACCGGACCCGCCTCGCAGAGGCCGAGCACGACGCCACCATCTCGTTCGGCCCAACCATGCGCGTCGAACGTTTCGTCCTGGGCAACGGCCTGCGGGTGCTGATCCTGCAGGACAACGCGGCGCCCGTCGTCTGCGTGCAGACGTGGTTCGGCGTGGGCTCGCGGCACGAGCGCGTCGGCAAGACGGGCATCGCCCATCTCTTCGAGCACCTCATGTTCGGCGAGACGGAGACCTCGGCCCACGGCGCGTTCGATCGCACCCTCGAAGAAGCGGGCGCCGAGACGAACGCCGCGACGTTCCTGGACTGGACGTACTACCACACGAACCTGCCCGCCGAGGCGCTTGAGCTCACGCTGCGGCTCGAAGCGGACCGGATGTCGCGCCTCGTGTTGCGTGATCCGCAGGTGGCGAGCGAGAAGGAGGTCGTCGCGAACGAGCGGAGGCAACGCGTCGACGACGACGTGGACGGCGCGATCAGCGAGGTCCTCTACAAGGAGGCGTTTCGCGAGCACGGCTACGGGCATCCGACGATCGGATGGATGGACGACATCCTGGGCTTCACGACCGACGACTGCGTCTCGTTCTACCGGACGTATTACGCGCCGAACAACGCGGCGATGGCGATCGTTGGCGACGTCGACATCGGTCAAGTGCTCCGGCTCGTGCAGGACAACTACGGCGGCCTGCCGTCTTCGGTCCTGCCGGTCGAGGATGTGCGACCCGAGCCTCCGCAAACCGTGGAGCGTCGGATCCAGATCACCAAGCCGACGCCGACGCACAAGGTGGCGATCGGGTACAAATCGGCGGCGCTCGGGGACTTCGATCATCCGGCGCTCGTGCTCCTGAACGAGATCCTCTTCGGAGGGCGCTCCTCGCGGGTGCATCGCGCGCTCATCCAGGATCAGGAGATCGCCACCGACGTGCGAGGCTGGGTGGGCGCGTTCCGCGATCCATCGCTCTACGACGTCTTCTTGTCGGCGCGCGGTGAGCACACCGCGGAGGCGCTCTGCGCTGCGCTCGACGTGCTCCTCGATCGGGTCCGCGTCGAGCCGGTCACGGAGGAGGAACTTGAAAAGGCCAAGGCGCGCGTCGAGCTCGCGGTGCTGCAGGGGCTCGAGACGGTGAGCGGCAAGGCCGAGCAGATCGGGTTTTACGAGATCGTGCTGGGCGATCCGGCGGCGCTCTTCGAACGGCTCGCGGCGTACCGCAGGGTCACCGTGGGAGACCTCCTGCGCGTGGCGCGGCGTTACCTCGCGCGCTCGTCGAGGACGGTCATCGAGGTCGCGCCCGACGGATCGATGGAGAGTGACGAGGTGGACGACGAAGAGGCGGAAGGCGAGGGGAGCGAAGAGGAGGTGGCGTCGTGA
- the lepA gene encoding translation elongation factor 4 codes for MPADPKLIRNFSIIAHIDHGKSTLADRILEATGALSDREKQDQFLDKMEIERERGITIKAQNVRLEYAAKDGQKYRLHLIDTPGHVDFNYEVSRSLSACEGALLVVDASQGVEAQTLANVFLALDNNLEIIPVLNKIDLPSADVDRTKREIEDVIGLDCSNAILASAKTGIGIKDILEAVVARMPAPKGDATVTPRALIFDSWYDSYRGAVVMVRVVEGTLRKGQKVRFFATGRDYEITEMGVFAPHATPITELGPGEVGFIAGNIKSVTDTKIGDTVTDAVHPTTMPLPGFKEVKPMVFAGIFPTDSAQYEDLRDALSKLQMNDAAFVYEPDTSEALGFGFRCGFLGLLHMEIIQERLEREYNLDLITTAPSVVYHVYMNTGEMKLIENPARLPPTQHVDHLEEPIYRVTIHVPSSYVGAVLALCQDRRGEQKSLQYASSDRVIITYDMPLSEVLFDFHDKLKSVSRGYASMDYELVGYRPADLVKLDMLVNGDPLDALSVIVHKEKAFQRGRDLAVKLKDIVPRQQYEVAIQAAIGSKVIARTTVKAMRKDVTAKCYGGDISRKRKLLEKQKEGKKRMKMVGSVEIPQEAFLAILKVD; via the coding sequence ATGCCCGCCGATCCCAAGCTCATCCGCAACTTCTCCATCATCGCGCACATCGATCACGGCAAAAGCACGCTGGCCGACCGCATCCTGGAGGCCACGGGCGCCCTGTCCGATCGCGAGAAACAAGACCAGTTCCTCGACAAGATGGAGATCGAGCGCGAGCGCGGGATCACCATCAAAGCGCAGAACGTACGGCTCGAGTACGCCGCGAAAGACGGCCAGAAGTACCGGCTGCACCTCATCGACACGCCCGGACACGTGGACTTCAACTACGAGGTCTCGCGCAGCCTCTCGGCCTGCGAGGGCGCGCTGCTCGTCGTGGACGCCTCCCAGGGGGTCGAGGCGCAGACGCTCGCCAACGTCTTCCTCGCGCTCGACAACAACCTCGAGATCATCCCTGTCCTGAACAAGATCGATCTGCCCTCGGCAGACGTCGACCGGACGAAGCGCGAGATCGAGGACGTCATCGGCCTCGACTGTTCGAACGCGATCCTGGCGAGCGCGAAGACCGGCATTGGGATCAAGGACATCCTCGAGGCGGTCGTGGCCCGCATGCCAGCGCCGAAGGGCGACGCCACGGTCACGCCCCGCGCGCTCATCTTCGACAGCTGGTACGACAGCTACCGCGGCGCCGTGGTCATGGTCCGCGTGGTCGAGGGCACGCTCCGCAAGGGCCAGAAGGTCCGGTTTTTCGCGACCGGGCGCGACTACGAGATCACCGAGATGGGCGTGTTCGCCCCGCACGCGACGCCCATCACCGAGCTCGGCCCGGGCGAGGTCGGGTTCATCGCGGGCAACATCAAGAGCGTCACCGACACGAAGATCGGCGACACGGTGACGGACGCGGTCCACCCGACGACGATGCCGCTGCCCGGCTTCAAAGAGGTGAAGCCGATGGTCTTCGCGGGCATCTTCCCCACGGACTCGGCCCAGTACGAGGACCTGCGCGACGCCCTGTCGAAGCTCCAGATGAACGACGCGGCGTTCGTCTACGAGCCCGACACATCGGAGGCGCTCGGCTTCGGCTTCCGCTGCGGCTTTCTCGGCCTGCTCCACATGGAGATCATCCAGGAGCGGCTCGAGCGCGAGTACAACCTCGACCTCATCACCACGGCCCCGAGCGTCGTGTACCACGTGTACATGAACACCGGGGAGATGAAGCTGATCGAGAACCCGGCGCGCCTGCCGCCGACGCAGCACGTCGACCACCTCGAGGAGCCGATCTACCGCGTGACCATCCACGTGCCCTCGTCCTACGTGGGCGCGGTGCTCGCGCTCTGCCAGGACCGGCGCGGCGAGCAGAAGTCGCTGCAATACGCCTCGTCCGACCGCGTGATCATCACGTACGACATGCCCCTCAGCGAGGTGCTCTTCGACTTCCACGACAAGCTGAAGAGCGTCTCCCGCGGCTACGCCTCGATGGATTACGAGCTCGTCGGCTACAGGCCGGCCGATCTCGTGAAGCTCGACATGCTGGTGAACGGGGATCCGCTCGATGCCTTGAGCGTCATCGTCCACAAGGAGAAGGCGTTCCAGCGTGGGCGCGATCTCGCCGTGAAGCTGAAGGATATCGTGCCGCGGCAGCAGTACGAGGTGGCCATCCAGGCGGCCATCGGCTCGAAGGTGATCGCCCGGACGACCGTGAAGGCGATGCGCAAGGACGTCACGGCCAAGTGCTACGGCGGCGACATCTCCCGCAAGCGCAAGCTCCTCGAGAAGCAGAAAGAGGGCAAGAAGCGCATGAAGATGGTCGGCAGCGTCGAGATCCCCCAGGAGGCGTTCCTGGCAATCCTCAAGGTCGACTGA
- a CDS encoding ribbon-helix-helix domain-containing protein, protein MSRKKVSTTIYITPEQAERLKLLHDRTKVPIAVYIREGIDMVLKHYEHVLPGQMSLETTVQKK, encoded by the coding sequence ATGTCGCGAAAGAAAGTCTCGACGACCATCTACATCACGCCCGAGCAGGCCGAGCGCCTGAAGCTCCTGCACGACCGGACGAAGGTGCCGATCGCGGTCTACATCCGCGAGGGGATCGACATGGTCCTCAAGCACTACGAGCACGTGCTCCCGGGACAGATGAGCCTGGAGACGACGGTCCAGAAGAAGTAA
- a CDS encoding cupin domain-containing protein, with translation MRRVDKPWGHELIWAETSRYVGKLLHIRAGERLSRQYHRVKEETLFLQSGEMDLEVGPKESLERRRMVKGDVFHVLPGTIHRMIAVTDVDVIEVSTPELDDVVRIEDVYGREGTSAP, from the coding sequence ATGCGCCGCGTCGACAAGCCGTGGGGACACGAGCTCATCTGGGCGGAGACGTCCCGCTACGTGGGCAAGTTGCTCCACATCCGGGCAGGCGAGCGTCTGTCCCGTCAATACCACCGGGTCAAGGAAGAGACACTCTTTCTCCAGTCGGGCGAGATGGACCTCGAAGTAGGCCCGAAGGAGTCGCTCGAACGTCGCCGCATGGTGAAGGGCGACGTCTTCCACGTCCTGCCCGGGACGATCCACCGCATGATCGCCGTCACCGACGTGGATGTGATCGAGGTGTCCACGCCCGAGCTCGACGACGTCGTCCGCATCGAGGACGTCTATGGCCGCGAAGGCACGAGCGCTCCCTGA
- a CDS encoding pseudouridine synthase, which yields MEERLQKIIARSGVSSRRAAEELVTAGRVRVNGRVVTELGAKADPRRDKIEVDGKRLTAESPVYLVLHKPRNVVSTLHDPEGRPTVADLVRSAGARVYPVGRLDFATSGVLLLTNDGEFSNGMLHPRGGVPKTYVLKVRGLMDEGDADVWRTGVELEDGKTLPADVRILRHEGDKTWLEITLREGRNQQIRRMGEATGFPVMRLARLSFAGVTSEGLLPGKWRLLTVDELLAIRKEFGVPKRVRPAVDQMPAQRAKQQRPRAHVGAAPRDRGERGERGERPRVGHTTREGAREERRARPADRRERGTSGPPRERGTSGPPRERKRPT from the coding sequence ATGGAAGAGCGGTTGCAGAAGATCATCGCCCGTTCCGGGGTGAGCTCCCGGCGCGCAGCGGAGGAGTTGGTCACGGCAGGGCGGGTCCGGGTGAATGGGCGTGTCGTGACGGAGCTCGGGGCCAAGGCCGACCCGCGTCGCGACAAAATCGAGGTGGATGGCAAGCGCCTCACGGCAGAGTCGCCGGTCTACCTCGTGCTCCACAAGCCGCGGAACGTCGTGTCGACGCTCCACGATCCCGAGGGTCGGCCCACGGTAGCGGACCTCGTGCGCAGCGCAGGCGCGCGCGTCTATCCCGTCGGTCGCCTCGACTTCGCGACGAGCGGCGTCCTCCTGTTGACGAACGACGGCGAGTTCTCGAACGGCATGCTTCATCCGCGCGGCGGCGTGCCCAAGACGTACGTGCTCAAAGTGCGTGGCTTGATGGATGAAGGCGACGCGGACGTGTGGCGCACGGGCGTCGAGCTCGAAGACGGCAAGACGTTGCCGGCCGACGTGCGCATCCTGCGGCACGAGGGCGACAAGACCTGGCTCGAGATCACCCTGCGCGAAGGTCGAAACCAGCAGATCCGACGCATGGGCGAGGCGACGGGTTTCCCCGTGATGCGGCTCGCGCGGTTGAGCTTTGCCGGCGTGACGTCCGAGGGGCTCTTACCGGGGAAGTGGCGGTTGCTCACGGTCGACGAGCTGCTCGCGATCCGCAAGGAGTTCGGCGTGCCGAAGCGCGTGCGCCCGGCCGTGGATCAGATGCCTGCACAGCGCGCGAAGCAGCAGAGGCCCCGCGCGCACGTCGGCGCAGCACCCCGCGATCGAGGCGAGCGCGGTGAACGCGGCGAGCGGCCGCGGGTGGGGCACACGACGCGAGAAGGCGCACGCGAGGAGCGACGCGCGCGGCCTGCGGATCGGCGCGAACGGGGGACGAGCGGGCCGCCGCGCGAGCGGGGGACGAGCGGGCCGCCGCGCGAGCGCAAGCGGCCCACCTGA
- a CDS encoding AAA family ATPase, with product MPPAPLHERLRQLASTLERQFLGKDEIIRLLMISVVAGEHCVLLGPPGTAKSALIRSLSELMQANYFEYLLTRFTEPNEIFGPVDIVAFREGTYRRNTQGMLPEAEVVFLDEVFKANSAILNSLLTLLNERKFTSGGKVMRCPLISVFAASNEVPGDETLNAIFDRFLLRVHSDNLDAYHFSELLQRGIQHEIRQMSGEPLRPVVTARELADLGKSFGGRMNFSDTFLSAYKGIVFQIRAEGISLSDRRVVKMLKLFAASAYLDGRNTTDASDFFVLKHIWNNQDQAAILEGIVQPVLEAFFREHPDRRRVGALGVGVDALAAEIDRIRQLLTGGTALGDVQLFSQLKALGEIKTALAGITDPRARELEKRVAQLLEASFRSGRFAQI from the coding sequence ATGCCGCCTGCGCCTCTTCACGAGCGACTCCGCCAGCTCGCGAGCACCCTCGAACGACAGTTCCTCGGCAAAGACGAGATCATCCGGCTTCTCATGATCTCGGTCGTCGCAGGCGAGCACTGCGTGCTGCTAGGTCCGCCCGGCACGGCCAAGAGCGCCCTCATCCGCTCCCTCTCGGAGCTCATGCAGGCGAACTATTTCGAGTACCTGCTCACGCGCTTCACCGAGCCGAACGAGATCTTCGGGCCCGTCGACATCGTCGCCTTCCGCGAAGGCACCTACCGCCGCAACACGCAGGGCATGCTCCCCGAGGCGGAGGTCGTCTTCCTCGACGAGGTCTTCAAGGCGAACAGCGCGATCCTGAACTCCCTGCTCACACTCCTCAACGAGCGCAAGTTCACGAGCGGCGGCAAGGTGATGCGCTGCCCGCTCATCAGCGTCTTCGCGGCCTCGAACGAGGTCCCTGGCGACGAGACGCTGAACGCGATCTTCGACCGCTTCCTCCTGCGCGTCCACTCGGACAACCTCGACGCCTACCACTTCAGCGAGCTGCTCCAGCGCGGCATCCAGCACGAGATCCGCCAGATGTCCGGCGAGCCGCTGCGCCCCGTCGTCACCGCCCGCGAGCTCGCCGACCTCGGCAAGAGCTTCGGCGGCCGGATGAATTTTTCCGACACGTTCCTCTCGGCCTACAAGGGCATCGTCTTCCAGATCCGTGCCGAGGGGATTTCTCTCTCTGATCGTCGCGTCGTGAAGATGCTCAAGCTCTTCGCCGCGAGCGCCTACCTCGACGGGCGCAACACCACCGACGCGAGCGACTTTTTCGTCCTCAAGCACATCTGGAACAACCAGGACCAGGCCGCGATCCTCGAAGGCATCGTCCAGCCCGTGCTCGAAGCATTCTTCCGCGAGCACCCGGATCGCCGCCGCGTCGGCGCGCTCGGCGTCGGTGTCGACGCGCTCGCCGCCGAGATTGATCGCATCCGCCAGCTCCTCACCGGCGGCACCGCGCTCGGCGACGTGCAGCTCTTCAGTCAGCTCAAGGCCCTCGGCGAGATCAAGACCGCGCTCGCCGGGATCACCGATCCGCGCGCCCGAGAGCTCGAGAAGCGCGTCGCGCAGCTCCTCGAAGCTTCGTTCCGCAGCGGTCGCTTCGCGCAGATCTGA
- a CDS encoding FHA domain-containing protein has product MNEQQAALRINSGSNAEAVSQAQKEHRSGVFAKGRRDGSGWGLVLIGFNGELSPITLTDGAVIGSASRDAHVEGAGIAAEHARVSVRADGCYVEDLGTPDGTFVDGVRARRIGLSHGDVVRLGSRIGVFVERDLSAYGGAVMRTGPLVHGPRQRKDWIDPILDLVKGGSCVCIEGGPGTGKRTMAKLAAAVREGVGDIVTVDGRAEGKPTIPAGIRPMTWVVLDADRLPRPQQLEIAHAVGRTSGVSVIATVGQPLDRAVGDGKLAPWFASLFSGKRVTITPLEHRREDIAAIVQDIAERRGIELSRITPELLESLVRAGWPGGVPQLEATLVSAAEVAGPDGALLPASIASSLARASRTKPSLPPATDPSLARARLEDALARANGSVASAARSLGMSRQAIYREAERLGLDIARRKFSRS; this is encoded by the coding sequence ATGAACGAACAGCAAGCTGCTTTGCGTATCAACTCCGGTTCGAACGCGGAGGCGGTCAGCCAAGCACAAAAAGAGCACCGGTCGGGCGTCTTCGCGAAGGGACGGCGTGACGGAAGCGGCTGGGGGCTCGTGCTCATCGGTTTCAACGGCGAGCTCTCGCCGATCACGCTCACCGACGGGGCGGTGATCGGCAGCGCGTCACGTGACGCGCACGTGGAAGGCGCGGGGATCGCGGCGGAGCACGCGCGCGTCAGCGTCCGCGCGGATGGTTGCTACGTCGAGGATCTCGGCACGCCCGACGGCACGTTCGTCGACGGCGTGCGCGCGCGTCGCATCGGGCTGAGCCACGGCGACGTGGTGCGGCTCGGCAGCCGGATCGGCGTGTTCGTCGAGCGTGATCTCAGCGCATACGGCGGCGCGGTCATGCGCACGGGCCCGCTCGTTCACGGCCCGCGGCAGCGCAAGGACTGGATCGATCCGATCCTCGATCTCGTGAAGGGTGGCTCGTGCGTGTGCATCGAGGGCGGGCCCGGCACGGGCAAGCGCACGATGGCGAAGCTCGCCGCCGCGGTGCGCGAAGGCGTGGGCGACATCGTCACGGTGGACGGCCGCGCCGAGGGCAAGCCGACGATTCCAGCGGGCATTCGCCCGATGACCTGGGTCGTGCTCGACGCCGATCGGCTGCCGCGCCCGCAGCAGCTCGAGATCGCGCACGCGGTCGGCCGCACGAGCGGTGTGTCCGTGATCGCGACGGTGGGGCAACCGCTCGATCGCGCGGTCGGCGACGGCAAGCTCGCGCCGTGGTTCGCTTCGCTCTTCTCGGGCAAGCGCGTCACGATCACGCCGCTCGAGCATCGCCGTGAGGACATCGCGGCGATCGTGCAGGACATCGCGGAGCGCCGCGGCATCGAGCTCTCGCGCATCACGCCGGAGCTGCTCGAGTCGCTCGTGCGCGCGGGCTGGCCGGGCGGCGTGCCGCAGCTCGAAGCGACGCTCGTCTCCGCGGCTGAGGTCGCGGGCCCCGACGGCGCGCTCCTTCCCGCGTCGATCGCGTCGTCGCTCGCGCGAGCGAGCCGCACGAAGCCCTCGCTGCCGCCCGCCACGGATCCTTCGCTCGCCCGGGCGCGTCTCGAAGATGCGCTCGCGCGCGCGAACGGCTCTGTCGCATCGGCCGCGCGTTCGCTCGGTATGTCGCGCCAGGCGATCTACCGCGAAGCCGAGCGCCTCGGCCTCGACATCGCGCGGCGCAAGTTCTCACGGAGCTGA